The DNA window TCTTTTTGCTAACTCTTGAATAAAGTCTTCCATTCTTCTTCCCCTTTTGGGCTTATTGCGGCTTTTTTGAGAGCCATTCTAAAGCTTCTTTTTGAATTTTTAAAGCCAGTTGCTCTTTTCCCTGGATATAGGATTCGATGTCGTACGGAAACTTCTGACTCAAACGGCTTTTTAATTCTCCATATTCTTTCCTAGCAACCGAATGAGTGCGAAGATAATCGCGAAATGCTAAATGTCTTTTAATTTCAAGACTTCCGATTTGATAAATATGGAGATGATGCGTCCGTTCATCTCCTCCTTTTTGAAAATACCTGCGTCCTGGAATTCCATTTTCGCCTTTTCCTTCATACCCTAAGCCGCGTAATTGATTAGTATAGGTATCTACTAAAGTGATTTCTTTGACTATAGCTAATATGTCTATGACCGGCTTAGCTTGTAATTCTGGAATGGATGTACTGCCAAAATGATGAATCGAAACAACCTCTTCGCCTAACATTCCCTTTAACTTAGTTGCCTCTTTGACAAATAAGGACACCCATTGTTCATCGTATGGCAAAACTACAACTTCTCTCAAAACTTCACCCTACTTTCGCTAACTCACAAATTTTTCATAAACATGAATTCTCTCAAATGTCATCAGGAAATGGTGATTTGTATCTTCAAAAACAAAATGTTACTTAAAAGTGCACCCATTGAGAGAAAGATGGAAAGCACTAAAAGTTTGGTCTTTATCCTTCTTCGTTCATGTATAAGAATTTCATGGCAAAAAAAAGCCATTTAAATTCCAAACGGCTAAGAAAGTTTGAATTTATTTAGTGTAAACAAAACGAAGAATAGGCATATTCGTTTTTAGAGTCTATTATTCCACAAAGCCCATTTCATTCAATGGCCAAAAGACGTAATTAGTGCTACCGGTTATATTCGTTATCGGCACGAGACCAATAATTCGACTATCGGTGCTACTTCGACGATTATCGCCTAAAACGAAGACATAACCTTCAGGAATCTTGTCCAGTTCTGTAAGTCCTTCAAGTGTAAAATCTTCTGTTAGCGTCCCACTTCCCAAGTTATATTGCTCCTTAAGAGAAGATAAATACGGTTCACCTTGAGCTTTCACATTTATGTACAGCTGATCATTCTCGTAGGCTACATAATCTCCCGGAACGCCAATTACTCGTTTAATATAATCTTTGTCTTTTGTCGCATGAAACACCACAATATCGGATCGTTCAGGTTCTCCGATGAAATAACCAATTTTGTTCACCAACATTCGATCCTCATTTTCAAGTGTCGGCATCATTGATTCTCCATCGACAACAACTGGGGCGAATAAGAAAAAACGAATGAGTCCAGCGACTGCTAAAGCAACAAAGAGCGCTTTTCCCCACTCCCAAAGTTCATTTTTCTCTTTTTTTGTCTGATCCACGGTTTACTTTCCCCCTTACTATACTAAATCTGAATGTAACTTAGTTACTAATAAATTACATTCAAAAAATAAACAATAACGTGAATTGATGGTGAGAGAGCCTAGTTAATAGTTAAAGGGAAAACATAATATCCTGTTCCTCGTTCCCACGTGGCGACAACTTCATAGATTGTTTTCCCACTTTGTCCATCCAGCACTACATCTTTGAAAGAACCTTTTAGATTATCTGTAGAATCCCAAATGTTAACCTGGTAAGAGATTGGTTCTTCCTCAAACTGAAGTTCAATGGATGTACTTGTATTTACGATTGGCCCGTTTCGATCACCAACCAATTCAGAAATACCGATAGTTTCTGCCTCTATCTCAACCATAGAATTTTCTTCTTGATCAAAGTAACTCCAGGCATAACCACCTAAAGCAGCAGAAAACTCCTCTTCATTCACTTCTATTTTTAATTGAGGAGGTTTTTTTTTCAGTATATTTTACATTTCCCACAGAATTACTCATGTTTTTTTCGTTTTCTGTAGCTTCCTTTTCTTGATAGCAACCAGCTAATACAACAATCATTAGCATGCTTAAAAATAATAATTTGGATTTCATCTTCATCCTCCTTAGCTCAACTTTAGACGTAAAGTACAATCTATTGGTTACAGAAGGTGACTAATTGCTAAGCTCTCAGTCTAGTGAGCATAAAGTATAGCTCTTTAGCAATGGAGAATTTTAAAGAACATTAATCTTATTATTCCCTGTAGTTTTTACCAGTTAATTGACCAGCAATTAAAGCTAACAACATATTAGTAATTATAAGGGCGCTCAGAGGCATATTCGAAACGATAAGAATTAAAGTCAATATACCTGCGACTCCAGCAAACAAAAAAGCATTGTAATTCATAAAGGTCACCTCCTCGATTCATTCTTCGGATTTTGAATGTAACTTACTTCATCTTCAGCTACATTTCGTTTCCATCGTTCTCAATCGCTTTCAATCGCTTTCAACGCGTATTATTTTTCTTTCTTTTTCGAATCTCCATCTTCTTGCCAAAAAGCTGGACCCGTTACATCCGATAACCAAAACAAAACATCCTGTTCATGATTCTCGGGCTTTAAGTTGCTAATGGGCCCAGGATTAAAGGTGTAGTCCCCTTGTTGAATTTTTTCTTCCCTCACATAGTCTTTGAAATGGTAAGCTCCATATCCTTGTACCGTATTTGTTCCTTCTGGTTGAGGAGATTCTTCTCGAATCGACGCATGGACCTCTGCTAAATAACTAAAGAACCTAGACAGTGAAAGGTATCCTTCCGAATTCCCGACAAATGAAACGCCAACTTCATCGATTTTGATTTCCATTTTTGCTTTTTTTGAAAAATATGGATCAAAATCGTAAAATATCTCTTTCTCTTTTTTCATTTCCTTCTTTTTTTTCGCCATTTTATTTACGCTCCTCGATTGTTTTTCATAGGTTTGAATGTAACTTTTCTGCACATCTGTTGCATTTAATGGCTTGCGCTATTATATGTTCTTCAATCAGAAGACTCAGCTATATAATAGGATGGTTTATTGTACCCAAATTTTATATTTAAAATGAAACAGTAGGATAAACTACTAGAAAACTGATGACTTCCCTTTTTTATAAAAGACGATGTTCAATATCAACTTGGACGACTTGAAAATCTTTTGCAATAACAAGGGTTGGTCCTAAGCGTAGGTCGCTAACGAACTTTTCATTTGAAAAACTGGGAATCCATTAATTGTTACTTCAAATATACATATACCACAAGAAGATAGCTAGCTAATTTTGGAAATTAAACCGTTCGTAAACATATCGAAATCCGTTATGAACGTTCGCATGTTTACAGCTACTTTTGCGGTCTGATTTGTTTAAGATAGAATGGATGAAAACACGTTTTTTCTATAATTGTATGAATCACTCTTATTTTGGACTAACTAAAACGAACCGTGTAAAATTGAACTTTAACGAAGAGGAGGTCATGGCTATGTGCACATCCCTAACGTATTCAACGAAAGATCATTATTTTGGGCGTAACTTGGATTTGAATTTATCGTATGGTGAATCGGTCACGATCACACCTAGACATTTCCCATTTGAATTTAGAAAAGTGAAGGCTGCACCACATCATTACGCTTTGATTGGGATGGCGGTTGTAGTGGACAACTATCCTTTGTATTTTGAGGCTACGAATGAAAAAGGGTTGAGCATGGCGGGGTTAAACTTTCCGGACAATGCGTATTTCTTTTCAGCAGTAGAAGGCAAAGACAATGTGTCTCCATTTGAATTTATCCCGTGGATTCTTGGGCAATGCGCATCGATTACAGATGCAAAAAAGCTATTAGCAAACTTGAACCTTGTGAACATTAATTTTAGTGAGGACTTACCGCTGTCGCCGCTCCATTGGATCATTGCAGATCAAACCCAGTCCATTGTTGTGGAATCGGTAGCGGAAGGATTACAGATTTACGACAACCCAGTGGGCGTGCTGACAAACAACCCGCCTTTTGATTATCACTTGCTGAATTTAACAAACTACCGCCATCTCTCTACAACTACACCTGCAAATACGTTTTCCTCACAACTAGAGCTGGGTATACACAGCCTTGGCATGGGAGGACTTGGGCTTCCGGGAGACTTGTCGTCACCTTCTCGCTTTGTCCGCGCGGCTTTTGCGAAATCAAATTCGGTAGCGGGTGATTCAGAAGCAGAAAGCGTCAGCCAATTTTTTCATCTCTTAAAATCGGTCGCCTATGCAAAAGGGTTGTGCGAAGCAGGCGAAGGAAAATTTGAATACACGATTTATTCTTCTTGTTGCAATGTGGATAAAGGAATATATTATTACACGACTTATGAAAATAGCCAAATTACGGCCGTACAAATGAACAACGAAGATTTGGATGGTGCTCAATTGACTGCGTATCCACTCGTCAATAAAGAGCAAATCAATATTATCAATTAATTTAAGTAACAAAAATGATTCTGCGATTAGCTGCAGAATCGTTTTTTTACTTACAGCTATCTTTGCTATTAAATCACGACTCTCTAACGAATTTTGAAATCGTTCAATCCTCTGTGTCTTCTCAACAAATCAAGAAAGGCAGAAAGTGCTTTTGTTTGAAAAGGTGACCTCGTGACAATTGAAAAGTCTCTGGTATACGGCATTTCTTTAATGTTTAAGATTTTTAAATCGCCATAACGCAGCTCTTTTTGAATCGCCCACTCGGATAGTAAACTGATGCCCATACCAGCTTCAATCATTGCTTTGATTGGCTGTGTACTACTGAAATGCATAATGGATTGTGGAGACATTGAAAATTGCTTGAAGACATTTTCAGCTGCTTCTCTCGTACCCGAGCCAAGTTCTCTTAAAATCCATGTTTCTTTTATTAAGTCTGGCATGGTAATTGACTTCTGTTGGCGCGTTAGCACATGATCTGCACAAGCAACGACTACCATTCGATCTTCTGCAAATGGTTCGGTTTTCAATTCTGGCACCTCTTTAAAATGACCTTCTACTATCCCCACATCTAACTGATGACTGAGTACAAGTGCTGCAATCGTTGTTGTGTTGCCAATCGTCACAGTTGGTTTAATGTCTGGGTATTGTTCTTTTGCTTCTGCAATAATGCGTGGTAATAAGTATTCTCCAAATGTATAACTAGCCCCGATCGCAATCGACCCGCTGGCTTTATGAGTCAAGTCTTCAAGAAGGTGATTCATTTTTGTATAAAGTTCTTTGATTTCAATAGCATGATGATAAACAATTTCGCCTGCTTTGTTTAACCTGACGTATTTATTGGTTCGTTCTAACAATTTGACTCCTGTCAATTCTTCTAATGACCGAATATACTGACTAACGGCAGGTTGTGTCATATGCAACGCTTCGGCTGCTTTGGAAAAATTTTTCTTTTCAACTACCTTGAGAAACACTTCCAATCGTAGATCCATCTCTATCCTCCACTCTTACATACAGCTTTACTTATTATCACTATTCTAATTATTTATTTTACTAATGTATAGTGCTTTTCTATACTTACTACAGGAGGTTTTATCATGTCTGCTTATTATCAAAAACTAAATCGTTTCAACTTGAATTCGTCATCCCCTAAAACTGCTTGGTTAGGCGGCATGGCATTCACATTTTTAATTGCTTTTCTCGGATATCTGTTAGCACAAGTACCTGGATTTGATCAAATTGGTCAGTTAGCCTGCGCGATTATCATTGCGGTTTTCTACCGTCAGATTTTTGGTTATCCGAATGCCATTCGTTCAGGTATCACATTTTCGTCCAAACGTTTATTGCGTGTTGCCATTATCTTATACGGACTAAAATTAAACATTGATACAGTTTTAAGTGATGGACTTTGGCTTTTAGTGCGTGATCTTGGTGTTATTACTTTCGCTATTTTAATGACGGTATGGCTAGCGAAACGCTTTAAAGCCGATAAAACCATTTCGTTATTGCTTGGTGTTGGTACCGGCGTGTGCGGAGCAGCTGCGATTGCAGCGATTGCACCAATTATTAAAGCAAAAGACGAAGATACAGCTATTGGGGTTGGAATTATCGCGTTGATGGGGACAGTATTCGCGATTTCTTATACAGTTATTCGTCCTTTTTTACCGCTTGACGACATTGAATACGGCATGTGGGTCGGCATAAGCCTTCATGAAATCGCCCATGTTGCATTAGCAGGTGCGCCAGCTGGAGAAGACGGATTAGCTATGGCTTTACTTGGAAAACTAGGGCGCGTCTTTTTACTTGTCCCTCTTTGCTTTATCTTTATTTTTATGATGAAACGCAAAAACAAAGGTGAAGAAACAACTGCAAAGATTGAATTTCCATGGTTCTTGCTTGGCTTTATCTTGTTGAGTATTTTAGGAAGTTATGTCTTTGGTCCCGTTATTCCTTTCCCCGATGCATTGCGTGACTTTGTATCGACATTGACAACCTGGTTATTGACGGCTGCAATGGTCGGGCTCGGCTTGAACGTCAGTTTGCGAGATTTGCGAGAACGTGCATTACTGCCGCTCGCCGCCATGACTATTACGTCAATTTTGCTGTCGATTCTTACGTATTTTATCGTTTGATATTTCTATCCCCCAAAGTTATTCTATGGAATAACTTTGGGGGATTTTTTTGAACTAGTTCTTTCTAAATTGAGTATTTCACTTTGACCTTTTACATTGACTTGAATAGTTTTTAATTTAGACAACAATTTTTTACTAATAATTCGTGTTTTTTTGAAAAAATTACTATACAAAAGAGAGGTAATAAAGCTATAATAATTTCAGTTTGATAATTTGAACGGAAAGGGCATCTGATTTTATCATTAATTATTAACCTGCATTTATTATATTGAGATTGGGGATATATCATTGAACATTAAAAAATTCTTATACACAACTACAACTGTCGTACTTGCTGTCGTCGCTCTTGCTTCACCCGCATCAGCTGCATCAACTACTTCTTCACATTCTTTTACTGATGTCGGAGACCGCTACGCAAAAGCAGTAGATTTCTTATATGCGGTAGAACTTATTAACGGAAAAAGCCCAACGAAATTTGGTACCAATGATCCTTTGACGCGCGGAGACGCTGCTGTTATCCTCGCAAATACGTTGTTTTCAACTATTGAAAATCCAAAAGATGCAGGATTTAAAGATCTGAATACTCGTGTACGTGCCTCTGTAAATGCTCTTGCAGAAGTAGGAATTGTATCTGGAGTAACTCCAACTGAATTTCAACCTGGAGCCCCGTTAAGCCGAGGCGCGATGGCAAAGTTTCTATCTTTAGCATTTGAATTAGAAGAATACCAACAGCAAACACCATTTTCTGATGTAGGCGGCGTATTTAAGCCTTACATCGAGTCATTGTATGGCGCACAAATTACTGCCGGTAAAACACCATCAACTTATGGAACACATACACAAATTACTCGTGGAGAATTTGCAAACTTGCTTTATAAAACAATCGAAACAACTACAGATTGGTTATATTATCCAGAGGTTGCTGATGTTAAAGTGACTACAGTGACTTCTACTACGGTCACGTTAACAGAACCAGCATTGGCTGATTACACAGCTACTGAAATAGCTGACTTCTTGGAGTTTATGGTGATTCTCGAAGATGGAACTGAAGTACCTGTAGAACCAACTTCGTTCAAATTATCTGCGGATCGTTTAGTGTTGACCATTGGACATACGAAGCAAAACTTAACTGGAAAAGCGGGTCACTTTGTTGTGAGTGATTTTGATATTAGTTTCGAGTCACCATTTAACTTCAAATTGAAATAAGCTTTATAAAACCCCTTGAATGGAATCACTCGTAAGTGAACTCCTTCAAGGGGTTTTTCATATGTATTCAATTAGTCAGTTGGAGACTTTCGCGTGATGGCATCGTTAAATTTTGCCTCTTACAATATATTGGGCTTTCTTATACGATCATTATTCTAGATTTTTGTAACGGGCACTTTCACGGCTCTTCGCTTTTCTGGCCAGTTCACAAGAAAAATCCCTGCAAAAATCAAACTCCCCCCAACAAAAAGCGGCAATCCAACATCTTCTCCTAACACGAACCATCCGGATACAATGCCAAAAAAAGGAGCTAAAAAGAGAAAAGCACTCACTTTTCCAGAATCTCCTTTTTGCAATAAATAAAACCAAATAGTAAATTGAACAATTGAAGCTGGAATAGATAGCCACAATAAAATGGAAATAGATGTCGGGTTGATGACAAGGTAAGAGACTTCCAAGAAAAAGGAGCCAACCAGTAAAATAATACCCCCGAATAACATCTGGTAAGCGGTCAAGACCCACATATCAATGGAGCCTCCCCATTTCTTAATTAACAGTGTGCCGACTGACCAAAAAACAGCGCTTGAAAATCCAAATAAGGTACCGATTTGAAGATCTAAATGACTTCCCATTGTCACAAAAACACCCAAAAAGCCAACCAGCACGCCTAACCATTGAATGACTCGGTAACGCATACCCAGTGCGAGTGTACCGATTAATACCACAAGCAAAGGATTCATAAAAGTTAAAATAGCCGATTCGCCGGAAGTGATGGTTCGCAAGCTTAGAAAAATAGCACCCATGACACCAGCAGTTTGAATGGCACCGATAATGATGATTTTTCCCCACGTAGTTACAGTTTGAGGGTGATTTCTTTTAAACAATCTGACAAACAACATCATGATACTACCTGCAATCGTAAACCGGATGCCTGCTAATAACAAGGGGGATATGTAGAGTAAGCCAATTTTAGCTACTACAAAGGAAGAACCCATTAAACCCGTGGTCAGAATGACTAAAAAAGAGAACAGTAATTTGTCTTTCAATGTGCCACTCTCCTTTTTTAAGGGTGCGTTGTTTCTTGTTTATTTTTGTTAAAGACTAGTTAACTTCAGTGTTTGCTAATGGTTATCGACGATTGCAGTCCAGTAATCCCAAACTTCCAAATAAGCTAGCCAATCAGCTGGATGATGCTTTAAACAAATAGCTAACCGTTGATACAACCCTATTAGTACTTCTTCATAGAGCTGCTTCGTATTAGATGTGTTAACAGTTAACTTGGCAGCTGCTGCATCAAATATCTCTTTTGTTAAATCATACGGTGAAGAAAAGAAAGCGTAAATTAAATCATAATGTGGCCAGCCGAAAATCGGGGTTGGATCGATAATACCTGTTAATTGTTCTTCACTGACTAAAAAGTTATGAAATCCACAATCACCGTGAAGCAAATACGGAATTGGCTGCAAGTTCGCTTGTTCTCGCTTTGTTGGTACCGGAGCTTCTATATATAGGCCCGCTCTTTTAAAACAAGGCGCAAACATTTCTTTTGCTGCTTCTACTTCTGCTGTTAAAAATTGTTCCCACGTGCTCACAGTTGCCCCTTGCCAGCCCCACTGTTCGTGTGTGGAAGTAGGCTGATAGTGATTGAGTAAACCCGAAACCAGATGTTGCATCAGTTTATTTTTACTACTGTTAAAGGATGTAGCAATCGCACAAGGAATATGTGTATAGACCATGAACTGAAAACCGGGATCGACAAGCGTGAGATCTGGTAGTAAGGGAATGGACTGATAAGTAGACAAAAAATCTATTTCTGCTTGAGTTGTTTCGGCTTTATTTATTTTGAGGACATGAGCTTTGTCATTTTCTTTAGTAAGCAGATAAACCTCACTCCTTGTTCCACCACTCAAAGCTGTGCACGTCCAATCCAGTTTGTCTCCATTCAGTTGGGGAAGAATTGTTGTTATATCCATTTATTGCTCCTCCGTTTAAAT is part of the Planococcus kocurii genome and encodes:
- a CDS encoding GrpB family protein → MREVVVLPYDEQWVSLFVKEATKLKGMLGEEVVSIHHFGSTSIPELQAKPVIDILAIVKEITLVDTYTNQLRGLGYEGKGENGIPGRRYFQKGGDERTHHLHIYQIGSLEIKRHLAFRDYLRTHSVARKEYGELKSRLSQKFPYDIESYIQGKEQLALKIQKEALEWLSKKPQ
- the lepB gene encoding signal peptidase I; translation: MDQTKKEKNELWEWGKALFVALAVAGLIRFFLFAPVVVDGESMMPTLENEDRMLVNKIGYFIGEPERSDIVVFHATKDKDYIKRVIGVPGDYVAYENDQLYINVKAQGEPYLSSLKEQYNLGSGTLTEDFTLEGLTELDKIPEGYVFVLGDNRRSSTDSRIIGLVPITNITGSTNYVFWPLNEMGFVE
- a CDS encoding S-layer homology domain-containing protein encodes the protein MNIKKFLYTTTTVVLAVVALASPASAASTTSSHSFTDVGDRYAKAVDFLYAVELINGKSPTKFGTNDPLTRGDAAVILANTLFSTIENPKDAGFKDLNTRVRASVNALAEVGIVSGVTPTEFQPGAPLSRGAMAKFLSLAFELEEYQQQTPFSDVGGVFKPYIESLYGAQITAGKTPSTYGTHTQITRGEFANLLYKTIETTTDWLYYPEVADVKVTTVTSTTVTLTEPALADYTATEIADFLEFMVILEDGTEVPVEPTSFKLSADRLVLTIGHTKQNLTGKAGHFVVSDFDISFESPFNFKLK
- a CDS encoding phosphotransferase — protein: MDITTILPQLNGDKLDWTCTALSGGTRSEVYLLTKENDKAHVLKINKAETTQAEIDFLSTYQSIPLLPDLTLVDPGFQFMVYTHIPCAIATSFNSSKNKLMQHLVSGLLNHYQPTSTHEQWGWQGATVSTWEQFLTAEVEAAKEMFAPCFKRAGLYIEAPVPTKREQANLQPIPYLLHGDCGFHNFLVSEEQLTGIIDPTPIFGWPHYDLIYAFFSSPYDLTKEIFDAAAAKLTVNTSNTKQLYEEVLIGLYQRLAICLKHHPADWLAYLEVWDYWTAIVDNH
- a CDS encoding DMT family transporter — translated: MKDKLLFSFLVILTTGLMGSSFVVAKIGLLYISPLLLAGIRFTIAGSIMMLFVRLFKRNHPQTVTTWGKIIIIGAIQTAGVMGAIFLSLRTITSGESAILTFMNPLLVVLIGTLALGMRYRVIQWLGVLVGFLGVFVTMGSHLDLQIGTLFGFSSAVFWSVGTLLIKKWGGSIDMWVLTAYQMLFGGIILLVGSFFLEVSYLVINPTSISILLWLSIPASIVQFTIWFYLLQKGDSGKVSAFLFLAPFFGIVSGWFVLGEDVGLPLFVGGSLIFAGIFLVNWPEKRRAVKVPVTKI
- a CDS encoding LysR family transcriptional regulator, producing MDLRLEVFLKVVEKKNFSKAAEALHMTQPAVSQYIRSLEELTGVKLLERTNKYVRLNKAGEIVYHHAIEIKELYTKMNHLLEDLTHKASGSIAIGASYTFGEYLLPRIIAEAKEQYPDIKPTVTIGNTTTIAALVLSHQLDVGIVEGHFKEVPELKTEPFAEDRMVVVACADHVLTRQQKSITMPDLIKETWILRELGSGTREAAENVFKQFSMSPQSIMHFSSTQPIKAMIEAGMGISLLSEWAIQKELRYGDLKILNIKEMPYTRDFSIVTRSPFQTKALSAFLDLLRRHRGLNDFKIR
- a CDS encoding YeiH family protein, with the protein product MSAYYQKLNRFNLNSSSPKTAWLGGMAFTFLIAFLGYLLAQVPGFDQIGQLACAIIIAVFYRQIFGYPNAIRSGITFSSKRLLRVAIILYGLKLNIDTVLSDGLWLLVRDLGVITFAILMTVWLAKRFKADKTISLLLGVGTGVCGAAAIAAIAPIIKAKDEDTAIGVGIIALMGTVFAISYTVIRPFLPLDDIEYGMWVGISLHEIAHVALAGAPAGEDGLAMALLGKLGRVFLLVPLCFIFIFMMKRKNKGEETTAKIEFPWFLLGFILLSILGSYVFGPVIPFPDALRDFVSTLTTWLLTAAMVGLGLNVSLRDLRERALLPLAAMTITSILLSILTYFIV
- the bsh gene encoding choloylglycine hydrolase — translated: MCTSLTYSTKDHYFGRNLDLNLSYGESVTITPRHFPFEFRKVKAAPHHYALIGMAVVVDNYPLYFEATNEKGLSMAGLNFPDNAYFFSAVEGKDNVSPFEFIPWILGQCASITDAKKLLANLNLVNINFSEDLPLSPLHWIIADQTQSIVVESVAEGLQIYDNPVGVLTNNPPFDYHLLNLTNYRHLSTTTPANTFSSQLELGIHSLGMGGLGLPGDLSSPSRFVRAAFAKSNSVAGDSEAESVSQFFHLLKSVAYAKGLCEAGEGKFEYTIYSSCCNVDKGIYYYTTYENSQITAVQMNNEDLDGAQLTAYPLVNKEQINIIN